The Mycobacterium seoulense genomic interval TCGTCGGGATCGACGAAACCGGCCGACGGCTCCTCGGCGGGCTCGTCGCCCGGCTCGTCGAACGCCCCCGCAAAGTCCGCGGGGCCGGCCGCGGCGGGCGCGGGCCTGGGCCGCCGGGGCCGGGCCCTGATGCCGCCGGTCATCACCAGGGTGATCCCGCCCACCACCGAGAACCAGAAGAACACCCCGATCAGCAGGGCGCCCTGGTCGACGCCGACATCGCCGAAGTTTCCCAGCCGGCCGCTGCCGCCGTACGCGAGCAAGGACATCGCCAGCGCCCCGACGACCGAGGCGACCAGGAGCTTGGCCATCGCCGGGATCAACGGCAGCGCACGCCGGGCGCACTGCTGTCCGACCGCCACCCCGGACGACGCGCCGATGATGAGCAGGGCGACCCACACCGGCCCCAGCGGCGGCCGGGGGGCCGCGGCCAGGATCGGCAGCGCCGGGATGTCGCCGCCGAAGACCGTGAACGAACTGAACGTCGCGAAGCCCAGGTGAGCACTCGACCCGACCGCCATGGCCGAGGTGCCGACGATGACGTTGGGGGCGTACAGGATCGACAGCACCGTGAGGCTGAACTGCCCGAATATCGAATCGGTGATCCCGTAAAGATCCTGCATCGTCGCCCAGTGGACCACCAGCGATGCCGCCGTGACCATGCCGGAGAGCCCGAGCAACGCCAACACCCCGGCCGACGCGGCACGCAGAGCGTCGCCCAGCCACAACGGCAGCGACGACGCCACCAGCACCCGCCGTCCCACCTGCGACCACACACCGAGGGCGGCGCCGAGCGCATGCACGACGAGCACGCTGGCGAACGCGCGCAGCGCGCTGGGCGTCTGCAGCTCGGTGATCACCGACGACGCGTCGTGGATCACGGCCAGGGCGATCGCGGCGATCAGCAGGGGCCCGCCGAGCGCCGACGCGACCACCCAGCGGACCACCAGCCACGAGGAATACGGAGAGGTGGCCCGGGCCGTGCTGCGCGCCGTGGCCCAGATCATCAGCAGCACCGGCAGCAGCGGCAGCGCGCCGAGTTCGCGCCCGCCGATGGAGATCGGCACCTGGTGCACGCCGAGCCACATGCTGGCGATCGCGCCCAGCGCCCCGGTCATGTCGCTGTTGGCGATCAACAACTGCAG includes:
- a CDS encoding cell division protein PerM encodes the protein MKRVSEGEDSRPAGARQARDLVRVAFGPAMVALVIIAAVTLLQLLIANSDMTGALGAIASMWLGVHQVPISIGGRELGALPLLPVLLMIWATARSTARATSPYSSWLVVRWVVASALGGPLLIAAIALAVIHDASSVITELQTPSALRAFASVLVVHALGAALGVWSQVGRRVLVASSLPLWLGDALRAASAGVLALLGLSGMVTAASLVVHWATMQDLYGITDSIFGQFSLTVLSILYAPNVIVGTSAMAVGSSAHLGFATFSSFTVFGGDIPALPILAAAPRPPLGPVWVALLIIGASSGVAVGQQCARRALPLIPAMAKLLVASVVGALAMSLLAYGGSGRLGNFGDVGVDQGALLIGVFFWFSVVGGITLVMTGGIRARPRRPRPAPAAAGPADFAGAFDEPGDEPAEEPSAGFVDPDDFAADDALVSDDDAPVGGDDVPTPPDDAPPPDEADPTATDREPGE